From a single Planctellipticum variicoloris genomic region:
- a CDS encoding prenyltransferase/squalene oxidase repeat-containing protein → MTLILRRNSIQQATGDRVRVFASATSAVELLALGEPDMRWIVGIVLGMLSTTASAEEPAVHAREVDAAISRGLNFLVQDAAAWKAKHNCVSCHHAALVIWAMQEARQSGSKVDEPALAELTRWVAESGDGRTGVPRPDGIPKALNAKAVWFALGLAADPNPAHVSRQGQRLMLQTIVRDQGENGQWFSWPNTRPPIFGNSDESMTALATLALSSASAAEDQTVIAARDKGLRWLAETPSDNDPQSLAVRVILGARLRRPAAEWEPLVRLIKERQQADGGWRQADSMPSDAWATGQALYALAQAGLGSDDLSIERGRASLIKSQRANGSWAMTSRPTKPGDDGADSLIPITGAGSAWAVLGLVRSR, encoded by the coding sequence GTGACGCTGATCCTGCGGCGGAATAGCATCCAGCAGGCGACTGGCGACCGAGTTCGAGTGTTCGCCAGTGCGACTTCAGCAGTCGAGCTGCTGGCCCTTGGAGAGCCCGACATGCGCTGGATCGTTGGAATCGTCCTGGGAATGCTGTCAACCACGGCCTCCGCCGAGGAGCCCGCCGTACACGCCCGTGAAGTCGACGCCGCAATCTCGCGCGGCCTCAACTTTCTGGTCCAGGATGCGGCGGCGTGGAAGGCCAAGCACAACTGCGTTTCATGCCATCACGCGGCGCTGGTGATCTGGGCGATGCAGGAAGCCCGCCAGAGCGGTTCCAAGGTCGATGAACCCGCTCTGGCTGAACTCACCCGGTGGGTGGCCGAGTCCGGCGACGGGCGAACCGGCGTTCCGCGCCCCGACGGGATACCCAAGGCGCTCAATGCCAAGGCGGTCTGGTTCGCTCTCGGACTCGCCGCCGATCCGAATCCCGCGCACGTGTCCCGGCAAGGACAGCGATTGATGCTGCAGACCATCGTCCGCGATCAGGGTGAAAACGGGCAGTGGTTTTCCTGGCCCAACACCCGCCCGCCGATTTTCGGGAACTCCGATGAGAGCATGACCGCCCTCGCGACGCTGGCCCTTTCGTCTGCGTCGGCGGCCGAAGATCAGACTGTCATCGCCGCTCGGGACAAGGGTCTGCGCTGGCTGGCGGAAACTCCATCCGACAACGATCCTCAATCGCTGGCCGTCCGCGTCATCCTCGGGGCGCGACTCCGCCGGCCGGCGGCCGAGTGGGAGCCGCTCGTCCGGCTGATCAAGGAGCGGCAGCAGGCCGATGGCGGATGGAGGCAGGCCGACAGCATGCCCAGCGATGCGTGGGCCACCGGCCAGGCGCTGTATGCCCTCGCTCAGGCAGGACTGGGATCAGACGATCTCTCGATCGAGCGGGGCCGCGCATCCTTGATCAAGTCCCAGCGTGCGAACGGTTCCTGGGCCATGACATCCCGTCCGACCAAACCCGGAGACGACGGCGCCGACAGTCTGATCCCGATCACCGGCGCGGGCAGCGCGTGGGCGGTCCTGGGGCTGGTTCGCAGCCGCTGA
- the fhcD gene encoding formylmethanofuran--tetrahydromethanopterin N-formyltransferase, with protein MTTPSLLPPALTLSGTPVDDTFAEAFPMTAARLIVTAIDEEWVETAANVFCGYATSVIACDLETAIERRLSGEETWDGRPGVSILAFAFSRDRLAAALVNRVGQCLLTCPTTACYAGLLEAPADKQVSVGGQIRFFGDGFQASKVIGGRRFWRIPVMDGEFVCEDRFGTVKGVAGGNLLIAGRTQAAALQATKLAAAAARSVADVILPFPGGIVRSGSKVGSRYKTLKASTNDAYCPSLAPVTPTSLPAGTGAMYEIVVDGLTAEAVAASMRAGLHAAAACPDLTLITAGNYGGKLGPHHFRLRDLMS; from the coding sequence GTGACGACTCCTTCCTTGCTGCCCCCCGCGCTGACTCTGTCCGGAACCCCTGTGGACGATACGTTCGCCGAGGCGTTTCCGATGACTGCTGCGCGGCTGATCGTGACGGCGATTGACGAAGAGTGGGTCGAGACGGCGGCGAACGTCTTTTGCGGCTATGCCACCAGCGTGATTGCCTGCGATCTGGAGACCGCGATTGAGCGTCGGCTGAGCGGTGAAGAGACCTGGGACGGTCGGCCTGGTGTGAGCATCCTGGCGTTCGCCTTCAGTCGAGACCGGCTGGCGGCGGCGCTGGTCAATCGCGTCGGGCAGTGCCTGCTGACATGCCCGACGACCGCCTGTTACGCGGGGCTGCTGGAGGCTCCCGCCGACAAGCAGGTTTCGGTCGGCGGGCAGATCCGGTTTTTCGGGGACGGGTTTCAGGCGTCGAAAGTGATCGGCGGCCGGCGGTTCTGGCGGATCCCGGTGATGGACGGGGAGTTCGTGTGCGAGGATCGCTTCGGGACGGTCAAAGGAGTTGCCGGAGGGAACCTGCTGATCGCCGGTCGAACGCAGGCCGCCGCGCTGCAGGCCACCAAGTTGGCGGCTGCGGCGGCTCGCAGCGTTGCGGATGTGATTCTTCCGTTTCCCGGCGGGATCGTCCGGAGCGGCAGCAAGGTGGGCTCGCGGTACAAGACTCTCAAGGCCAGCACGAACGACGCATACTGCCCCTCGCTGGCGCCAGTGACGCCGACGTCGCTGCCGGCCGGGACCGGGGCAATGTATGAGATCGTCGTCGACGGTTTGACGGCGGAGGCGGTTGCGGCCTCCATGCGGGCCGGTCTGCATGCGGCGGCGGCGTGTCCCGATCTGACGCTGATCACCGCGGGCAATTATGGCGGCAAGCTGGGGCCGCACCATTTCCGGCTGCGCGACCTGATGAGCTGA
- a CDS encoding rhomboid family intramembrane serine protease gives MGIQNREYVREDYGQRPPGWMVEAPATRALIIVTIAAFLGQWLLPGRGSLSPLEEWGVMYPPYVLQGQVWRLLTYAFLHSRDSLFHIIFNMLFLYSFGREMERLYGRVEFTVFYLASAIVAGSLYAAWGLFNREFAPMLGASGAVMATVMLYACHYPRQKVFLFGLIQLEIRVLVALYVLMDLLPVLTDMRGDFARGGVAHMAHLGGLLFGFLYYKYGWSLTGWWTRGGARRWTSQLMRPNRGERLRVYHPDPEPENLDAEVDRILAKIHEQGTESLTRQERALMERASQRYKDRK, from the coding sequence ATGGGGATTCAGAACCGCGAATACGTGCGTGAGGACTACGGCCAGCGGCCGCCGGGCTGGATGGTCGAAGCGCCTGCGACGCGTGCGCTGATCATCGTCACGATCGCGGCGTTTCTCGGTCAGTGGCTGCTTCCCGGGCGCGGATCGCTGTCGCCGCTCGAAGAGTGGGGGGTGATGTATCCGCCGTATGTGCTGCAGGGGCAGGTGTGGCGTCTGCTGACGTATGCGTTTCTCCACAGCCGCGATTCGCTGTTCCACATCATCTTCAACATGCTGTTTCTGTACTCCTTCGGGCGGGAGATGGAGCGGCTGTACGGGCGCGTGGAGTTTACGGTCTTTTACCTGGCGTCGGCGATCGTCGCCGGCTCGCTGTATGCGGCGTGGGGGCTGTTCAATCGCGAGTTTGCGCCGATGCTGGGGGCCTCCGGGGCGGTGATGGCCACCGTGATGTTGTACGCGTGCCATTACCCGCGTCAGAAGGTGTTTCTGTTCGGGCTGATCCAGCTCGAAATCCGGGTGCTGGTGGCGCTCTACGTGCTGATGGATCTGCTGCCGGTCCTGACGGACATGCGCGGAGATTTCGCCCGCGGCGGGGTCGCGCACATGGCGCACCTCGGCGGCCTGCTGTTTGGTTTTCTGTACTACAAGTACGGCTGGAGCCTGACGGGCTGGTGGACGCGGGGGGGGGCGCGCCGCTGGACGTCGCAACTGATGCGACCGAATCGGGGCGAACGGTTGAGGGTCTACCATCCGGATCCCGAGCCGGAAAATCTGGACGCCGAGGTGGACCGGATCCTGGCGAAGATTCACGAGCAGGGGACGGAGAGCCTGACGCGTCAGGAGCGTGCGCTGATGGAGCGTGCGAGTCAGCGGTACAAGGATCGCAAGTAG
- a CDS encoding YkgJ family cysteine cluster protein translates to MARRKLHRDNLKPGEVLCAYCTARCCRYFALPIETPTTWEDFDHMRWYIMHGRTAIFVDEGSWFLLVYGDCEHLLPNNFCGFYENRPQICRTYSTENCEFENEGCYDKYFETSQQIWEYAEAVLPLKARPKPKAGQPPLPQLPVISV, encoded by the coding sequence ATGGCCCGCCGCAAACTGCACCGCGACAATCTCAAACCGGGCGAGGTCCTCTGCGCCTATTGCACCGCCCGCTGCTGCCGCTACTTCGCTCTGCCGATTGAAACTCCCACCACCTGGGAGGATTTCGATCACATGCGCTGGTACATCATGCACGGCCGGACCGCCATTTTTGTCGACGAGGGCTCCTGGTTCCTGCTTGTCTACGGCGACTGCGAGCACCTGCTCCCGAACAATTTCTGCGGCTTTTACGAGAACCGCCCGCAGATCTGCCGGACCTACTCCACCGAAAACTGCGAATTCGAAAACGAAGGCTGCTACGACAAATACTTCGAAACTTCCCAGCAGATCTGGGAATACGCCGAGGCCGTCCTGCCGCTCAAGGCCCGTCCGAAACCCAAAGCCGGCCAGCCGCCGCTCCCCCAGTTGCCCGTCATCAGCGTCTAG
- the hisS gene encoding histidine--tRNA ligase, whose protein sequence is MLNRERLIEIARRVYRSYGFSPIDTPALEYAEILLGKGGDESDKQLFRFLDAGERDVALRFDLTVPFARFTAQHLAELGTPFKRYHIAPVWRGEKPQKGRYREFLQCDFDTIGTESNAADIETLLVIHDLMVALGFERFQIRVNNRLVLSGVLAQLGVAELSVGILRALDKLAKIGADAVVEEMVQKVGVTEPQARQVLQATRPDITLEELEQLLAGNEAGLLGVTRLKELFAVAAQSGIPAERIQLDVSIARGLDYYTGTIYETFLSDLPGIGSVCSGGRYDNLAGLFTKERLPGVGASLGLDRLLAAMEELKLLAPASTPAPVLVTQFDAGRIGDYIRIGRVLRAAGINTEVFPDSKALGKQLKYANAKGFAIALIAGSNEFEQGVWQVKDLRSGQATQTPEAELVGVVQGLLAL, encoded by the coding sequence ATGCTGAATCGCGAGCGGCTGATCGAGATCGCCCGTCGGGTCTATCGCAGTTACGGCTTCAGCCCCATCGATACCCCCGCCCTCGAATACGCCGAGATCCTTCTCGGCAAAGGAGGCGATGAGTCCGACAAACAGCTTTTCCGTTTCCTCGACGCGGGCGAACGCGACGTCGCACTCCGCTTCGATCTGACCGTTCCCTTCGCACGCTTCACCGCTCAGCATCTCGCTGAACTGGGCACCCCGTTCAAGCGGTATCACATCGCCCCCGTCTGGCGCGGTGAAAAGCCCCAGAAAGGCCGCTACCGCGAATTCCTGCAGTGCGACTTCGATACGATCGGCACCGAGTCCAACGCGGCCGATATCGAAACGCTCCTCGTCATCCACGACCTGATGGTTGCGCTCGGCTTCGAACGCTTTCAGATCCGCGTCAATAACCGCCTCGTGCTCAGCGGCGTCCTGGCGCAGCTCGGCGTCGCAGAACTGTCCGTTGGCATCCTGCGCGCCCTCGACAAGCTCGCCAAAATTGGGGCCGACGCCGTCGTCGAAGAGATGGTTCAGAAGGTCGGCGTCACCGAGCCGCAGGCCCGCCAGGTCCTGCAGGCCACCCGCCCCGATATCACTCTCGAAGAACTCGAACAGCTCCTGGCCGGCAACGAAGCCGGTCTGCTCGGCGTCACCCGGCTCAAAGAGCTGTTCGCCGTCGCCGCTCAGTCGGGGATTCCCGCCGAGCGCATCCAGCTCGACGTCTCCATCGCCCGCGGTCTCGACTACTACACGGGAACCATCTACGAAACCTTCCTGAGCGATCTGCCGGGGATCGGCAGCGTCTGTTCGGGCGGTCGGTATGACAACCTCGCCGGCCTGTTTACGAAGGAACGCCTGCCCGGCGTCGGCGCCAGCCTCGGCCTCGACCGCCTGCTCGCCGCCATGGAAGAATTAAAACTTCTCGCTCCGGCCTCGACGCCAGCCCCCGTCCTGGTCACCCAGTTCGACGCCGGCCGAATCGGCGACTACATCCGGATCGGCCGCGTGCTCCGCGCTGCGGGCATCAACACCGAAGTCTTTCCAGACTCCAAAGCCCTCGGCAAGCAACTCAAGTACGCCAACGCCAAAGGCTTCGCCATCGCCCTGATCGCCGGCAGCAACGAATTCGAACAGGGCGTCTGGCAGGTCAAAGACCTCCGGTCAGGCCAAGCCACCCAGACGCCGGAAGCCGAGTTGGTTGGCGTCGTCCAGGGGCTGCTCGCACTGTAA
- a CDS encoding DUF1778 domain-containing protein, with protein MPRHSKSADKSDTRALAVYLDADSQSLLVQAAELRRISVSDYVRAVTIPQAHREVEAARRQTISLSAEEQLAFWQALHAPAELTPAQKQLGTLMQGRR; from the coding sequence ATGCCGCGTCATTCCAAGTCCGCTGACAAGTCTGACACCCGCGCTCTGGCGGTCTACCTGGATGCGGACAGCCAGAGCCTGCTTGTGCAGGCGGCGGAGCTTCGACGAATCAGTGTCAGCGACTACGTCCGCGCCGTGACGATTCCCCAGGCACATCGGGAAGTCGAGGCGGCGCGCCGGCAGACGATTTCGTTGAGTGCCGAGGAACAACTGGCATTCTGGCAGGCGCTGCACGCTCCGGCAGAGTTGACTCCTGCCCAGAAGCAACTTGGGACGCTGATGCAGGGACGAAGGTGA
- a CDS encoding M50 family metallopeptidase codes for MPDNHPMDSTQNGTNTATGLSRFPYGRWLARLTVDGGWLWVLMLLTHELGHGLAAWLTGGEVVSTDLRPGALGHTLVEPNPHPHWVVWGGFLSGCLLPLGAWAAIHRAVPRIAGDLRLLVGFCLLANGAYLAAGGGESLTDTGVLLSLGWPYPVLIAIGLLLAIPGYLLCRRELGLRMTAVRTGGIGWASITVRWLALAIWVAGQAAIAAALAAE; via the coding sequence GTGCCCGACAATCATCCGATGGATTCCACGCAGAATGGGACGAATACGGCCACGGGGTTGTCGAGGTTTCCGTATGGTCGCTGGCTCGCCCGGCTGACCGTTGACGGCGGCTGGCTGTGGGTGCTGATGCTGCTGACGCACGAGCTCGGACACGGACTTGCCGCCTGGCTGACCGGGGGTGAAGTCGTTTCGACCGATTTGCGACCTGGCGCGCTGGGGCACACGCTCGTGGAGCCGAATCCGCATCCGCACTGGGTCGTCTGGGGAGGCTTTCTGTCGGGTTGCCTGCTGCCGCTGGGAGCGTGGGCCGCAATTCACAGGGCGGTTCCGAGAATCGCGGGGGACCTGCGTCTGCTGGTCGGATTCTGTCTGCTGGCGAATGGCGCGTATCTGGCGGCTGGCGGAGGAGAATCGCTGACAGACACCGGGGTGCTGCTGTCGCTCGGATGGCCGTATCCGGTGCTGATCGCGATCGGGCTGCTGCTGGCGATTCCGGGGTATCTGCTGTGCCGCCGGGAACTGGGGTTACGCATGACGGCTGTTCGTACCGGCGGAATCGGCTGGGCGTCGATCACAGTGCGCTGGTTGGCGCTGGCGATCTGGGTCGCCGGGCAGGCGGCGATCGCGGCGGCGCTGGCGGCGGAATGA
- a CDS encoding lysophospholipid acyltransferase family protein, with translation MIERCLAWLAVAAARGLFATVRRQLHYADPAQSPYLPPAETTCIYSVWHDSLLMPLFLGRQPATKALVGRHQDGTFLANSLAALGISSVRGSSSKGGAEAVRQLLNETQGSHIVLTPDGPRGPRRTMKSGVAYLASRTGKPVIPTAFACRSSWSWGAGWTDLVVPKPGTLIVAMAGEGIFIPPDATRDELEQCTLRIQAEMDRLNTQAAEMVVANVAARTPAESPKDTVSSDANLCRQSCLHHH, from the coding sequence ATGATTGAACGGTGCCTGGCGTGGCTCGCTGTAGCCGCCGCCCGCGGCCTGTTCGCCACCGTCCGACGTCAATTGCACTACGCCGATCCGGCTCAAAGTCCATACCTCCCCCCTGCAGAAACCACCTGTATCTACAGCGTCTGGCATGATTCGCTGCTGATGCCCCTCTTTCTGGGACGGCAACCCGCCACCAAAGCTCTGGTCGGACGGCATCAGGACGGCACCTTCCTCGCGAATTCGCTCGCAGCACTGGGGATCTCCAGCGTCCGCGGTTCGAGTTCCAAAGGGGGCGCCGAAGCCGTTCGCCAGTTGCTGAACGAAACTCAGGGGAGCCATATCGTCCTGACACCGGACGGACCCCGCGGTCCGCGCCGCACCATGAAATCGGGGGTCGCCTATCTGGCGTCCCGTACTGGAAAACCAGTCATCCCCACCGCTTTTGCCTGTCGCAGCTCCTGGTCCTGGGGCGCCGGCTGGACCGACCTGGTCGTGCCCAAGCCGGGAACATTGATTGTCGCGATGGCGGGAGAAGGAATCTTCATTCCCCCCGACGCCACCCGCGACGAACTGGAACAATGCACGCTGCGAATCCAGGCCGAAATGGATCGCCTGAATACACAAGCCGCCGAGATGGTCGTTGCGAACGTCGCAGCCCGCACCCCGGCGGAATCTCCGAAGGATACTGTTTCGAGTGACGCAAATCTTTGTAGGCAATCTTGCCTACACCACCACTGA
- a CDS encoding RNA recognition motif domain-containing protein — translation MTQIFVGNLAYTTTERELRSVFEHYGRVSSVRLVLDRQTGNARGFAFIGMPRWDDADEAITRLNGASLAGRQLVVNEAQSESNRPTRQSAADSFLQRL, via the coding sequence GTGACGCAAATCTTTGTAGGCAATCTTGCCTACACCACCACTGAGCGCGAGTTGCGTTCGGTATTTGAACACTATGGACGTGTTTCGTCCGTCAGACTGGTTCTCGATCGACAGACAGGAAACGCCCGCGGATTCGCCTTTATTGGCATGCCGCGCTGGGACGACGCCGATGAAGCCATCACCCGGCTCAACGGCGCCAGCCTCGCGGGGCGGCAACTGGTTGTGAACGAAGCCCAGTCGGAATCGAATCGACCAACCCGGCAATCAGCCGCAGACAGCTTCTTGCAACGTCTGTAG
- a CDS encoding RNA recognition motif domain-containing protein produces MATKLYVGNLTYDTTNSTLEEMFSSFGEVRSAQVVMDRDTGRSKGFGFVEFGDAQAASAAIAAMNGKDVGGRSLTVNEARPREERSGGGGGYGGGGGGRSGGGGGYGGGGGGRRY; encoded by the coding sequence ATGGCTACGAAACTGTATGTGGGCAATCTGACGTACGACACGACCAACAGCACGCTGGAAGAAATGTTCTCCAGCTTCGGCGAGGTTCGTTCGGCCCAGGTTGTCATGGACCGCGACACCGGTCGCTCCAAGGGCTTTGGCTTCGTCGAATTCGGCGACGCCCAGGCCGCCAGCGCCGCCATCGCTGCGATGAACGGCAAAGACGTCGGCGGTCGCTCGCTGACCGTCAACGAAGCCCGTCCTCGCGAAGAGCGTAGCGGCGGCGGCGGCGGTTATGGTGGCGGCGGCGGCGGCCGTTCCGGCGGCGGCGGCGGATACGGCGGCGGTGGCGGCGGCCGTCGCTACTAA